The genomic window GAGAAGACAAGAGCTACGCCGTTCCCGCGGCCGACGGCGCGCAGATCGATCGGGACAACGGAACGATTCTCATGCGGTGGCAAGGCAAGGTGTACGTGTATTCACTCGCGTGCCCGCATCAGAACACAGCGGTGCGCTGGTCCGCGAAGGATTCGCAGTTCGAGTGTCCCAAGCACCACTCGCGCTATCTCGGCGACGGTGAATACATCAAGGACAGCGGCCGCGCCACGCGCGGGCTGGATCGCTTCGCGGTGCGCAAGGACGGCGCGTCGATCGTGGCGAATCTCGACAAGTTGTATCAGCAGGACGAGGACGAAGCGCAGTGGAATACCGCGTTCATCACGCTCTGAGATCCTGCCATGTCTTGTCATGACTGCCTGAATCGCCGCGCATTTCTCGCCAAGTCCGCGATGGCCGCCGCCGCGCTCGCCCTGGCCGAAGGATGCGGCGACGGCCAGATCGGTCCGAGCGAAGCAACCGTACAGGTTGGTGGAAGCATCAACGTCAATGATTTTCCCGCGCTCGCGAACGTGGGGACGCTCGTCGACGTCGGCGGTTCGCGCGCGGTGATTCGCACCGGACCGTCGACCTTTCACGCCTTCTCGATGGTGTGCACGCACGAGGGCTGCGACACGCAGGTCACGAATAACCGCTTCGAGTGTCCGTGCCACGGTTCGGTGTTCGCGAATACGGGCGCCGTGATCGTCGGCCCGGCGAGTCGCCCGCTCGATTCCATCGCCGTGACGTTCGACGCCGCGACGGGCAACCTCACATTTGGTTGAATCTCTCGCGGAACTCTCACGCTTAGTTGCACGACGCGAATAACCGTTTCAAAATCGGGACGTGATTCTTACCTTGCGAGCCATGTTGATTGGCGTCGCTGGTATGGTCGGCACGGGTAAGACGACTCTGTCGCGCGCGCTCGCCGCGCGATTCGGCCTGCAGTTGGCTCTCGAGAGCGTCGACGCTGACAATCCGTGGCTCGAGAGTTTTTACGGCGGTCCCGACGAGATGCGCGCGTACGCGCTCCATCTCCAGTTGCATTTTCTCGCGACACGCTTCGCGAGCATGCGCCGGATGCGCGGACTCGGCGGTAGCTGGGTGCTCGACCGCACCTGGTACGAGGATGCAGAAATCTTTGCGCGGGGCCTGCACGAGCAGGGGCTCATGACGAGCGATGAATGGCAGCTCTACCGCCGCTTGTACGCCGAGCTGC from Gemmatimonadaceae bacterium includes these protein-coding regions:
- a CDS encoding Rieske 2Fe-2S domain-containing protein, producing MVDARHIRGDDAHDCGECPLVERRTFLRDAALAAGAIFAALGIAPSIAAAAPIEFVSALSGGREDKSYAVPAADGAQIDRDNGTILMRWQGKVYVYSLACPHQNTAVRWSAKDSQFECPKHHSRYLGDGEYIKDSGRATRGLDRFAVRKDGASIVANLDKLYQQDEDEAQWNTAFITL
- a CDS encoding Rieske 2Fe-2S domain-containing protein → MSCHDCLNRRAFLAKSAMAAAALALAEGCGDGQIGPSEATVQVGGSINVNDFPALANVGTLVDVGGSRAVIRTGPSTFHAFSMVCTHEGCDTQVTNNRFECPCHGSVFANTGAVIVGPASRPLDSIAVTFDAATGNLTFG
- a CDS encoding deoxynucleoside kinase, with the protein product MLIGVAGMVGTGKTTLSRALAARFGLQLALESVDADNPWLESFYGGPDEMRAYALHLQLHFLATRFASMRRMRGLGGSWVLDRTWYEDAEIFARGLHEQGLMTSDEWQLYRRLYAELLHSPAARPPRLLIYLHGPLDVITERIATRGRPKEKDASAEYWASLHARYADWIGRFRHCAVLPLDVREYDLVADPNAVEEIAGRVRSQLEGELPQTELWPAVSRKRVFA